Proteins from a single region of Desulfuromonas acetoxidans DSM 684:
- the rimK gene encoding 30S ribosomal protein S6--L-glutamate ligase has protein sequence MKICILSRNPALYSTSKLVEACKQRGHDVEVIDPLLCYMVIASHHPTIHYKGRELTDFDAVIPRIGASITFYGTAVVRQFEMMGVFCINESVAISRSRDKLRSLQLLARKGIGLPVTGFAHSTKFTGDLISQVGGAPLVVKLLEGTQGVGVVLAETQNAAESVIEAFRGLKQNILVQEFVKEANSCDIRCFVVGERVVAAMMRKGRAGDFRSNLHRGGSVLTVKLTPEERSTAVRAAKIMGLNVAGVDILRSNHGPVVMEVNSSPGLEG, from the coding sequence ATGAAAATTTGTATTTTGTCGCGTAACCCCGCCCTTTACTCTACCAGCAAACTGGTCGAAGCCTGTAAACAACGTGGCCATGACGTAGAAGTGATTGATCCATTGCTGTGCTACATGGTGATCGCTTCGCATCACCCGACCATCCACTACAAGGGCCGCGAGCTGACCGATTTTGACGCGGTCATCCCGCGCATTGGCGCATCCATCACCTTTTACGGTACTGCGGTTGTCCGCCAATTTGAGATGATGGGCGTGTTCTGCATCAACGAGTCGGTGGCCATCAGCCGCTCGCGAGACAAACTGCGCTCGTTGCAGTTGCTGGCCCGCAAAGGGATCGGCCTGCCCGTCACCGGATTTGCCCACTCCACCAAATTTACCGGAGACCTGATCTCCCAGGTGGGCGGCGCTCCGCTGGTGGTTAAACTACTCGAAGGCACTCAGGGCGTCGGTGTGGTTTTGGCTGAAACCCAAAACGCGGCGGAAAGCGTTATCGAAGCGTTCCGCGGCCTTAAGCAAAATATCCTGGTGCAGGAATTCGTCAAAGAAGCCAACTCCTGTGACATCCGCTGCTTTGTTGTCGGCGAGAGAGTGGTTGCTGCCATGATGCGCAAAGGCCGGGCTGGTGACTTCCGCTCCAACCTGCACCGTGGTGGCAGTGTGCTGACCGTTAAGCTGACCCCGGAAGAGCGCTCCACCGCCGTGCGCGCCGCCAAAATTATGGGCCTCAATGTTGCCGGTGTCGACATCCTGCGTTCCAACCACGGTCCGGTGGTGATGGAGGTTAACTCTTCACCTGGTCTGGAAGGGA